In the Hordeum vulgare subsp. vulgare chromosome 7H, MorexV3_pseudomolecules_assembly, whole genome shotgun sequence genome, one interval contains:
- the LOC123409609 gene encoding uncharacterized protein LOC123409609 — protein MGLDVAEISELAALRPIHTAVGGARATEVPVADDGTGCVTPKASGARSVAPGGADDAAADAGCVTPRASGSMAMLPIAPLQQDDCADAGFATPLVTGGAIGPRDGLTAGDEGSFTTPTTADSSLQPATVCPPAPRKSAPVPTRKRAPLQQRLFYPVPSDLTTVFLAVPQCPPPPAKKMRAHAVEPSAPLGT, from the coding sequence ATGGGCCTCGACGTCGCGGAAATCTCTGAATTGGCGGCGCTCCGCCCGATCCACACGGCCGTGGGCGGCGCCCGGGCCACGGAAGTGCCGGTGGCGGACGACGGCACCGGCTGCGTCACGCCCAAGGCGAGCGGCGCGCGATCGGTCGCTCCGGGAGGAGCCGACGATGCTGCAGCCGACGCCGGCTGCGTCACGCCGAGGGCGAGCGGCTCCATGGCCATGCTGCCCATCGCGCCCCTGCAGCAGGACGACTGCGCCGACGCCGGCTTCGCCACGCCGCTGGTCACGGGCGGGGCAATTGGGCCGCGAGATGGCCTCACTGCCGGCGACGAAGGCAGCTTCACCACGCCGACGACGGCCGACAGCTCGCTGCAGCCGGCCACGGTGTGCCCGCCGGCGCCGCGGAAGTCGGCGCCGGTGCCGACGAGGAAGCGGGCGCCGCTGCAGCAGCGGCTCTTCTACCCGGTGCCGAGCGACCTGACCACCGTCTTCCTCGCCGTGCCGCAgtgcccgccgccgccggccaagAAGATGCGTGCGCACGCCGTGGAGCCGTCTGCGCCCCTTGGCACGTGA